In Paenibacillus sp. BIC5C1, a genomic segment contains:
- a CDS encoding Gfo/Idh/MocA family oxidoreductase produces MRLGIVGAGMIVRDLLSFIHEISAITLEAICSRPGHQDKLLSLQEQYGIAQIYSEYSDMIANDEVDTIYIGLPNHLHYAYAKEALMGGKHVICEKPFTSNLQEFVELKEIAQQKQLVLVEAITNQYLKNYLSMKENLPKLGDIKIVECNYSQYSSRYAAFQAGEVLPAFNPEMSGGALMDINLYNIHLVVGLFGSPKKVEYWANMERGIDTSGMLLLDYGEFKCVCIGSKDSTAPNATNIQGNKGYIHMTSSANQCESFDLALHKETPIRIDNKDHRHRMYDEFVEFERMICEQDLEKVTAMLEHSEKVMEVIEQAKQSANLVFGPDR; encoded by the coding sequence ATGAGACTGGGAATTGTCGGAGCCGGAATGATTGTAAGGGATCTATTAAGCTTTATTCATGAAATTTCTGCGATTACGTTGGAGGCCATCTGTTCCAGACCTGGTCATCAGGATAAGTTATTGTCTCTGCAAGAGCAGTATGGTATCGCACAAATATATTCGGAGTACAGCGATATGATTGCAAATGATGAAGTGGATACAATCTATATCGGACTTCCAAATCATCTTCATTATGCATATGCCAAAGAAGCGTTAATGGGCGGCAAACATGTTATCTGTGAGAAACCGTTTACTTCCAACCTGCAAGAATTTGTTGAACTTAAAGAGATTGCACAGCAAAAACAGCTGGTGTTGGTCGAAGCCATCACAAACCAATATTTGAAGAACTATTTGTCCATGAAGGAGAATCTGCCCAAACTGGGTGACATCAAAATCGTGGAGTGTAACTATTCCCAATATTCATCCCGCTATGCGGCTTTTCAGGCTGGAGAAGTCCTGCCGGCATTTAATCCGGAAATGTCTGGTGGAGCCTTGATGGATATTAATTTGTATAATATTCACCTAGTTGTAGGGCTTTTCGGGAGCCCGAAGAAGGTGGAGTACTGGGCCAACATGGAACGCGGGATTGACACTTCAGGCATGTTGCTTTTGGACTACGGTGAGTTCAAATGTGTTTGCATAGGTTCCAAAGACAGCACCGCTCCCAATGCAACGAACATCCAGGGGAATAAAGGGTATATTCATATGACAAGCTCCGCGAATCAATGTGAATCATTCGATCTTGCGCTTCATAAAGAAACGCCGATTCGGATAGATAACAAGGATCATCGTCATCGCATGTATGACGAGTTTGTTGAATTCGAGCGTATGATCTGCGAACAAGATTTGGAGAAAGTTACAGCTATGCTTGAGCATAGCGAGAAGGTGATGGAGGTTATTGAACAAGCCAAACAATCCGCAAATCTTGTATTTGGACCTGATCGATAA
- a CDS encoding LacI family DNA-binding transcriptional regulator, producing MITIKDVAKLAGVASSTVSYVLNGKKHVSEHTRQKVLAAASELNYIKHGAASELKRKNTQTIGVIVHDMSVPYFSDLVSGIESSAISQGYDLIVCSSLGGERSTAARFIRERRLDGVIVIAENIEDELLLHAAETGFPIVVMDRELHNKHIVNVLMDDEQGGYMATRFLLDKGHRAIAYISGPLGSDCNQMRYQGYLRAMHEAGVEENENWRLGGQFLKTGGYNAAKLLMEGELPTAVFFANDEMAIGGLEAFKEHKVSIPEDLSIIGFDNIHVSEYLNPPLTTFRQPKTDAGSFAGHVLIQMLKGEAVESTYKINIQCVERESVSELSLSKR from the coding sequence ATGATAACGATTAAAGATGTAGCAAAGTTAGCGGGTGTTGCGAGTTCAACCGTATCCTATGTACTTAACGGCAAAAAACATGTAAGTGAGCACACAAGACAGAAAGTGCTTGCAGCAGCAAGTGAGCTCAATTACATCAAGCATGGAGCCGCATCCGAATTAAAGCGAAAAAACACACAAACGATCGGTGTTATTGTTCATGACATGTCCGTTCCCTATTTTTCCGACTTGGTGAGTGGAATTGAATCCAGTGCCATAAGTCAGGGATACGACCTGATCGTATGCAGTTCTTTAGGCGGAGAGCGATCAACAGCAGCACGCTTTATCAGAGAGAGAAGGCTGGACGGCGTGATTGTAATCGCTGAAAATATTGAAGATGAGTTGTTGTTGCACGCTGCTGAAACGGGATTTCCTATTGTTGTGATGGATCGGGAACTCCATAATAAGCATATTGTAAATGTTCTGATGGATGATGAGCAGGGTGGTTATATGGCAACCCGTTTCCTTCTGGATAAAGGGCACCGCGCAATAGCCTATATTAGTGGACCTTTAGGTTCGGATTGTAATCAGATGCGATATCAGGGTTATCTGAGGGCCATGCATGAAGCTGGGGTGGAAGAGAATGAGAATTGGAGACTTGGCGGTCAATTTCTGAAAACAGGCGGCTACAACGCAGCCAAATTGCTAATGGAGGGAGAGCTTCCAACGGCAGTCTTTTTTGCGAATGATGAAATGGCCATCGGTGGCTTAGAGGCTTTTAAAGAACACAAGGTCTCCATACCCGAAGATCTATCCATTATTGGATTTGATAATATACATGTATCCGAATACTTAAACCCACCTCTTACGACTTTTCGACAACCCAAAACAGACGCAGGTTCTTTTGCTGGACATGTGCTCATTCAAATGTTAAAAGGAGAAGCTGTAGAATCTACTTATAAGATCAATATACAGTGTGTCGAACGTGAATCCGTTTCAGAGTTATCCCTTTCTAAACGTTAA
- a CDS encoding CHASE3 domain-containing protein, which translates to MITALLIFVLIMHSRINALQEETNVITHQDREITNLTNQMEKNILDMETGQRGYVITGNDKYLEPYLAGRIDLQNNYDELMSWSTEGSTQANRLASLKTNVDQWIASSSEPLITLKRDGRDRDVIAQYQTDDGINQMNQIRSQINEYRTIMTANTDHLIVRQAERNQLLIELLYLIWGLIALVTISAAWLMSRAISKPVQNITESISGFTSSRNLMSRIAITSNDEISDLGHVTNELLRSQQERIELQEHTNSMMSKYQGVHEIESLSDIFLSNLADKLHYPYAALYVRQEEKAEDLMIRTAVYAGDAQLNVRTSFQMGEGLVGQCAKEAKLMEFRQVPENYVQVFSSLGTAPPDSLLLFPICFLGEVLAVAEIAAFSPLTPIQISYVESITEDFGAAINSTLNTMRIDSLLTESQRLNEELQVYTEELQTQSEELQMQSETLQLLNSKLEERQLIADEKTIEAQRAQAEMTTYSEMLERSTRYKSEFLANMSHELRTPLNGILLLSEFLKENNSNSLTTDELEYAQAIHSSGQDLLNLINDILDLSKVEAGKLNIEAEAVNVSEIPESVMQYFGEIAREKQIDLQVRVEETVPDIMFTDGQRLKQIINNLLSNALKFTSQGSVLLDIRMANEEELTETERLTEEPFLAFSVQDTGIGISEDKQSIIFEAFQQAEKDTERHYGGTGLGLSITKELTLLLGGHIVVESDIGRGSTFIVYLPVQYNPFAQHEQPITKEHTTDDLENSENIRVLSTAESASLVEHDILKNKHVLLVDDDDRNLFALSKVLKAHHLDVSIAKDGEQALLELEQSSAIDLVLMDIMMPVMDGYEAIQQIRLMEEYQNLPIIALTARAMIEDRKRIINAGATEYMSKPINMEQLLVIMRMLLANKN; encoded by the coding sequence ATGATCACAGCTTTACTGATTTTTGTACTTATTATGCATTCCAGAATTAACGCGCTTCAGGAGGAAACAAACGTAATCACGCATCAGGATCGCGAGATCACCAATCTGACCAATCAGATGGAGAAAAATATTCTGGATATGGAAACAGGTCAGCGAGGCTATGTCATTACAGGTAATGACAAATATTTGGAACCTTATCTGGCTGGTCGTATAGATTTGCAGAACAACTATGATGAACTGATGTCGTGGAGTACGGAAGGTTCAACTCAGGCCAATCGTCTTGCCAGCCTAAAAACGAATGTTGATCAATGGATCGCTTCTTCAAGTGAACCTTTGATTACTCTAAAACGAGATGGACGGGACCGTGATGTTATCGCACAGTATCAAACGGATGACGGTATCAATCAAATGAATCAAATCCGTTCTCAAATTAATGAGTATCGTACAATCATGACTGCAAACACAGATCATTTAATAGTCAGGCAAGCAGAACGAAACCAATTATTAATTGAACTTCTTTATCTCATATGGGGGCTCATTGCTCTTGTGACAATATCGGCTGCCTGGTTAATGTCGCGAGCAATTTCCAAACCCGTACAGAATATTACGGAGAGTATATCGGGCTTTACGTCATCCAGAAACCTGATGAGCCGAATCGCCATCACATCCAATGATGAGATTAGTGATTTGGGACATGTTACGAATGAATTGCTTCGTTCTCAGCAGGAACGAATTGAACTGCAGGAACACACCAATAGTATGATGTCAAAATATCAGGGAGTCCATGAAATTGAATCGCTCAGTGACATTTTCCTAAGCAATTTGGCAGATAAACTTCATTATCCCTATGCAGCACTCTATGTACGTCAAGAGGAGAAAGCAGAGGATCTCATGATTCGAACTGCTGTTTATGCTGGTGATGCCCAATTAAATGTTCGCACCTCTTTTCAGATGGGAGAAGGGCTCGTGGGTCAGTGTGCCAAGGAAGCCAAACTTATGGAATTCCGTCAGGTACCCGAAAATTATGTCCAGGTCTTTTCTTCTCTTGGTACCGCTCCTCCCGATTCGCTATTACTGTTTCCCATCTGTTTCTTGGGTGAAGTTCTTGCTGTGGCGGAAATTGCTGCTTTCTCACCGTTAACACCTATACAAATCTCATATGTGGAGTCGATTACAGAGGATTTTGGGGCTGCAATCAACAGCACACTAAATACAATGAGAATTGATTCCTTGTTAACAGAGTCCCAACGATTGAATGAGGAATTGCAGGTGTATACGGAAGAATTACAGACGCAATCTGAGGAGCTTCAGATGCAATCCGAAACATTACAATTGCTAAATAGCAAATTGGAGGAACGACAGCTCATTGCAGACGAAAAAACCATTGAGGCACAAAGAGCCCAAGCCGAAATGACTACCTATTCGGAAATGCTTGAACGAAGCACACGTTATAAGTCGGAATTTCTAGCCAATATGTCACATGAACTTCGTACACCACTGAATGGAATTTTGTTATTATCCGAATTTCTTAAAGAGAACAATTCCAATTCGTTGACAACAGATGAATTGGAATATGCTCAGGCCATACACTCATCCGGGCAGGATCTGTTAAATCTGATCAATGATATTTTGGATCTGTCCAAAGTGGAGGCCGGCAAATTGAATATTGAGGCTGAAGCCGTCAATGTCTCCGAAATTCCGGAAAGTGTGATGCAATACTTTGGTGAGATTGCCCGAGAAAAACAAATTGATCTTCAAGTTCGTGTTGAAGAGACTGTACCGGATATAATGTTCACGGATGGACAGAGATTAAAACAAATCATCAATAACCTGTTATCCAATGCTTTAAAATTCACCTCTCAAGGGTCTGTTCTACTTGATATTAGAATGGCCAATGAGGAAGAATTAACGGAAACGGAAAGATTGACAGAAGAGCCATTTTTGGCGTTTTCCGTTCAAGATACAGGAATCGGAATTTCAGAAGATAAACAATCCATCATTTTCGAGGCCTTCCAACAGGCTGAAAAAGACACGGAACGTCACTACGGAGGAACGGGCTTAGGCCTCTCTATTACGAAAGAACTTACTTTGTTATTAGGTGGCCATATTGTTGTAGAAAGTGATATTGGACGTGGAAGTACCTTTATCGTTTATTTACCTGTCCAATACAACCCTTTCGCCCAGCATGAGCAGCCCATCACAAAGGAGCATACCACCGATGACTTGGAAAATTCCGAAAATATACGGGTATTATCCACTGCAGAATCAGCATCCTTGGTAGAACATGATATATTAAAGAACAAACATGTGCTGCTTGTGGATGACGATGATCGGAATTTGTTTGCCTTAAGCAAGGTACTGAAAGCACACCACCTGGATGTATCCATTGCTAAGGATGGTGAACAAGCGTTGCTGGAACTAGAACAGTCCTCGGCAATAGATCTTGTTTTGATGGATATCATGATGCCGGTTATGGATGGTTATGAAGCAATTCAACAGATCAGGCTGATGGAAGAATATCAAAATCTGCCGATTATTGCTTTGACCGCAAGGGCTATGATTGAAGATCGCAAGAGGATTATTAATGCCGGAGCTACAGAGTATATGAGTAAACCAATCAACATGGAACAGTTGTTAGTGATCATGAGAATGTTGCTTGCAAATAAGAATTAA
- a CDS encoding helix-turn-helix domain-containing protein → MSMKNGKIIKAPEGLERAPDKQGSLKQNGLSVIKFCLHTEGTTGSYFLKDHMLLFVISGVYTVRFNDQEYTVRSNEMVFLHKSIRIDYIKSGEPGAEFMLDYMMFFLNESMLEEFVQFSGFKPTNNVNEITPVSIIQVNEITRSYIASLKPYFENPDEVQDGLIRLKFMELLFHLGHANDQFLHQLLQPNHDKNNDFGKIMEENITNPISISDLAYLSGKSLSTFKRDFQTLYHTSPLKWIRNQRLDKAKKMLAETSLSVTDVCFSTGFENVAHFSKVFKLQFGLPPSEFRQQCKRSEEKIK, encoded by the coding sequence ATGTCCATGAAAAACGGAAAGATAATTAAAGCACCAGAAGGGCTGGAACGTGCCCCGGACAAACAAGGAAGCTTAAAGCAGAATGGTTTGTCCGTCATTAAATTCTGTTTGCACACAGAGGGAACAACAGGTTCCTATTTTCTGAAGGATCACATGTTGTTGTTCGTTATATCAGGCGTATACACGGTTCGATTCAATGATCAGGAGTACACGGTGCGCAGTAATGAAATGGTATTTCTTCATAAATCAATTCGCATTGATTACATAAAGTCGGGTGAACCCGGCGCTGAATTTATGCTGGACTATATGATGTTTTTCCTGAATGAAAGTATGCTTGAAGAATTTGTTCAATTTTCTGGCTTCAAACCGACGAATAACGTGAATGAAATCACTCCGGTGTCCATTATTCAGGTCAATGAAATCACTCGCTCTTATATAGCATCATTGAAACCCTATTTCGAAAATCCAGACGAGGTACAAGACGGACTGATCCGGCTAAAATTCATGGAACTCCTGTTCCATCTGGGGCATGCCAATGATCAATTCTTACATCAACTTCTGCAACCGAATCATGATAAAAATAATGACTTTGGCAAAATAATGGAGGAGAATATCACGAATCCCATTTCAATAAGTGATCTGGCTTATTTGTCTGGCAAAAGCTTATCTACTTTCAAAAGGGATTTTCAGACCCTATACCATACTTCACCCCTGAAGTGGATTCGTAATCAGAGGTTGGATAAAGCCAAGAAAATGTTGGCCGAGACGTCTCTGTCCGTCACCGATGTCTGTTTCTCAACAGGTTTCGAAAACGTTGCCCATTTTTCCAAAGTATTTAAACTTCAGTTCGGACTCCCGCCATCAGAGTTTAGACAGCAATGCAAGCGAAGCGAGGAAAAGATAAAATAG
- a CDS encoding aldo/keto reductase, producing MEYVKLGNTGMDVSRLCLGCMGFGEPGRGFHQWVLDEENSRPVIQKALELGINFFDTANVYAGGTSEEILGRALKDYASRDEIVLATKVFSRMHDGPNGAGLSRKAIMSEIDKSLKRLGTDYVDLYQIHRWDNHTPIEETMEALHDVVKAGKARYIGASAMSAWQFQKALYVAERNGWTRFVSMQNHYNLIYREEEREMMPLCQEEKIGVIPYSPLASGRLTRDWQETTQRSETDQVQKAKYDATASTDRLVVERVAEIAEKRGVPRVQIALAWLLHKNPVTAPIIGATKTSHLENAVEALSIALTSEEMACLEEPYVPHPVYGLNVGFK from the coding sequence ATGGAATATGTGAAATTAGGAAATACAGGTATGGATGTATCTCGACTTTGTCTTGGCTGCATGGGATTTGGTGAACCAGGGCGTGGATTTCATCAATGGGTGTTGGATGAAGAGAATAGTCGTCCCGTCATTCAGAAAGCGTTGGAGCTAGGCATTAATTTCTTTGATACGGCCAATGTATATGCAGGTGGAACAAGCGAGGAGATTCTGGGACGGGCTCTAAAGGACTACGCGAGTAGAGATGAAATTGTCCTTGCCACCAAAGTGTTTTCCCGTATGCATGATGGTCCGAATGGAGCCGGACTTTCTCGAAAAGCAATTATGAGTGAGATCGACAAGAGCCTCAAAAGGCTGGGGACCGACTATGTGGATCTGTATCAAATTCACCGCTGGGACAACCATACTCCTATTGAAGAGACCATGGAAGCATTACATGATGTGGTGAAGGCAGGGAAGGCAAGATATATTGGTGCTTCTGCCATGTCAGCATGGCAATTCCAAAAGGCTTTATATGTCGCCGAAAGAAATGGATGGACCCGCTTTGTATCGATGCAGAACCACTATAACCTAATCTATCGTGAAGAGGAAAGAGAAATGATGCCTCTTTGTCAGGAAGAGAAAATCGGTGTGATTCCTTACAGTCCACTTGCTTCTGGCCGGTTGACCAGAGATTGGCAGGAAACAACACAACGTTCCGAAACGGATCAGGTTCAAAAGGCAAAATACGATGCAACAGCCAGCACCGATCGATTGGTAGTAGAGCGGGTTGCAGAAATCGCGGAAAAACGCGGCGTTCCCCGGGTACAAATCGCTCTTGCCTGGTTGCTGCACAAGAATCCGGTTACAGCTCCGATTATTGGCGCTACGAAGACATCTCATCTTGAAAATGCGGTTGAAGCTCTGTCGATTGCGTTAACATCAGAAGAAATGGCGTGCTTGGAAGAGCCGTATGTGCCTCATCCGGTATATGGACTTAATGTTGGATTTAAGTAG
- a CDS encoding SDR family NAD(P)-dependent oxidoreductase, with protein MKTIVIIGAGPGLGLSLAKKFGENGFRVAVISRNAEKLKQIVSELQKLTIEAKSYVADITDMPALRQALQAVKQDFGPIDVLEFSPYGGPNVFRHVLETTPENVMEPMNSYLLPAVLSVNEILPDMLSKGSGAILFTTGISAMIPYPPLGNMGIVMTGIRNYATNLHNELKEKGIYVGHLSVGTLIQVGTDGDPDLIAKTWYSLYTKKDQFEETFPHELNSAF; from the coding sequence ATGAAAACCATTGTCATTATTGGTGCCGGACCTGGATTAGGCTTATCGCTCGCTAAAAAGTTTGGTGAAAACGGATTTAGGGTGGCTGTTATTTCGCGAAACGCCGAGAAACTTAAGCAGATTGTATCTGAACTTCAAAAGTTAACTATTGAAGCGAAGTCATATGTAGCGGATATCACGGATATGCCTGCCTTAAGACAGGCTCTACAAGCTGTTAAACAAGACTTTGGTCCAATTGATGTACTTGAATTTAGTCCGTATGGAGGTCCCAATGTATTTAGACATGTGTTAGAAACAACACCTGAGAACGTAATGGAACCTATGAATAGTTATTTATTACCAGCGGTGCTTTCGGTGAACGAAATATTACCCGACATGTTGAGTAAAGGTTCAGGCGCAATTCTTTTTACAACTGGCATATCTGCAATGATTCCTTATCCACCTCTCGGAAACATGGGCATCGTCATGACAGGTATTCGTAATTATGCGACAAACCTGCATAACGAATTGAAGGAAAAAGGAATATATGTTGGCCATCTCTCTGTTGGCACTTTGATTCAAGTCGGGACGGATGGAGATCCGGATCTTATTGCAAAAACATGGTATAGCCTCTATACGAAAAAGGACCAATTTGAAGAAACGTTCCCTCATGAACTGAATTCAGCATTCTAA
- a CDS encoding TetR family transcriptional regulator: MGNKVRDMRTTQTKQSLINAFFYFVSVKDFEKITIADLTQEAKVNRATFYAHFKDKYDLLDYIMGDSAIMAIERRTLGVTKFNQESINQLILAVCDFYQQPKLKCRQSYIGLVIPQLKEKIIYELKQYLSKSTDHPFSDREKDLYIPIYAQIIHEAGYLWASENIEFSKEEVARKISKWI; encoded by the coding sequence GTGGGAAACAAGGTAAGAGATATGCGAACAACCCAGACGAAGCAATCTTTAATAAATGCTTTTTTTTATTTCGTGAGTGTAAAGGATTTTGAAAAAATCACAATTGCTGATTTGACCCAGGAAGCAAAAGTAAATCGGGCAACCTTTTATGCGCATTTCAAAGACAAATATGACTTGTTGGATTACATTATGGGTGATTCGGCGATCATGGCGATTGAAAGACGAACTTTAGGAGTAACTAAATTCAACCAGGAAAGCATAAATCAGCTCATTTTAGCGGTCTGTGATTTTTACCAGCAACCCAAATTGAAATGCCGCCAAAGCTATATCGGATTAGTCATACCTCAGTTGAAAGAAAAAATAATATATGAGTTGAAACAGTATTTGTCCAAAAGTACTGATCATCCATTTTCAGATAGGGAGAAGGATTTATATATCCCGATTTATGCACAAATTATTCATGAAGCTGGCTATCTGTGGGCTTCGGAAAATATTGAATTTAGCAAAGAGGAAGTAGCGCGCAAAATTTCTAAATGGATATAA
- a CDS encoding AraC family transcriptional regulator, with product MTLNIVNSEVHSLFDQFTGLIQAQSRLQTWEQHITIPQEMGQGSIHRTHIRPGMEIVKTDVTYVQDMKLRIQEACPLFEISYCLNGDIYCEWEGKESYTHHWTGNVLFFEDELVYEEKKADVRHHMLEVRLSPHELLHYAADLTEKQKMQSWLQRYKGNIDNYPNTPEIHRCVSDMLNCTYNGALKRLYMESKSMELIALFGEVEGHQVLTGKSFLSRDDLGNLDYARELVIRHFERPLSIQELARKVGINEFKLKKGFRERFGMTVFELVRKQRMEMALYYMEVQRMNVGEAAVSVGYSNVSNFATAFRKIYGYNPSEHLKMLPQRDIKTD from the coding sequence TTGACTCTAAATATAGTTAACAGCGAGGTACACAGCCTTTTTGATCAATTTACTGGTCTGATACAAGCACAATCCCGGCTTCAGACATGGGAGCAGCATATTACGATTCCGCAAGAGATGGGCCAAGGAAGCATACACAGAACACATATCCGTCCGGGTATGGAAATTGTTAAAACGGATGTGACCTATGTCCAGGATATGAAACTTCGGATTCAGGAGGCTTGTCCGTTATTTGAGATAAGTTATTGTCTTAATGGCGATATCTATTGTGAGTGGGAAGGGAAGGAAAGCTATACCCATCATTGGACAGGCAACGTGTTATTTTTCGAGGATGAATTGGTATATGAAGAGAAAAAAGCGGACGTCCGGCATCATATGCTTGAAGTTCGTTTATCCCCGCATGAACTGTTGCATTATGCGGCAGATCTAACCGAGAAACAGAAAATGCAGTCTTGGCTGCAGCGATATAAAGGAAATATTGATAACTATCCCAATACACCGGAGATTCATCGATGTGTTTCGGATATGTTAAATTGCACGTATAATGGAGCCTTGAAGAGGTTGTACATGGAGAGCAAATCCATGGAATTAATTGCTTTGTTTGGTGAAGTAGAAGGGCATCAGGTGTTAACTGGAAAAAGCTTCCTGAGCCGTGATGATCTGGGGAATCTTGATTATGCCAGGGAATTGGTTATTCGTCATTTTGAACGACCCTTATCCATTCAGGAGCTGGCCAGAAAGGTAGGGATCAATGAATTCAAGCTTAAAAAGGGATTTCGCGAACGCTTTGGCATGACTGTATTTGAGCTGGTACGCAAGCAAAGAATGGAAATGGCGCTTTATTATATGGAAGTACAGCGAATGAATGTCGGAGAAGCGGCGGTATCCGTTGGCTATAGTAATGTCAGTAATTTTGCGACAGCCTTTCGTAAGATTTATGGATATAACCCCAGTGAGCACCTCAAAATGTTACCTCAACGGGATATAAAAACCGATTAG
- a CDS encoding MFS transporter: MHKSTATVTSEAYTAPQVDPRRWMALILILLPTLLISLNNYMIQVALPMMQSSIKASFGEAQLIFSGYSLGLAVALILGGKLGDIYGRKRMLWIGVLGFTLMGLLGGLASHPTILIAIRIIQGLSAAMIQPQVLSIIQSSFPESVKGFVFAIYGAVIGVGFTLGIILGGILVDWNLFNLGWRIVFLCNVPIGLLVLAGLRIIPESRGHYRQSIDWLSMAVVIFGLLMLIYPLTIGQKSGWPLWTWGCVFGSLLLLFLFVLRQKRREEAGRTPLMELSIFKIGSFRIGIITEIVVYLSMFSFFFILNYYVQVGLQLDVQSTSLVFLPLGLGFFATSLLSSRMVKRWGDAVLKAGTLTMGGSVFLLMWSLHTDAVHLFHYHNILILLVYGLGLGMATTPLANTILNRVPAASAGTGSGLFTTFMYLANTLGVAMISMLFSAVLHLPLDEAGLGDYVRAFSISSAVSGILAFAACACIYMLKEK; encoded by the coding sequence ATGCATAAATCAACTGCTACAGTTACAAGTGAAGCATATACAGCACCACAGGTGGACCCGCGCCGCTGGATGGCTCTAATTCTGATTTTGTTGCCAACACTGCTGATTTCGTTGAACAATTATATGATACAGGTGGCTCTTCCAATGATGCAATCCAGCATAAAAGCAAGCTTTGGCGAGGCCCAGCTTATTTTTTCTGGATATTCGTTAGGACTTGCAGTTGCATTGATTCTGGGTGGGAAACTTGGGGATATATATGGTCGAAAACGCATGTTATGGATTGGCGTATTAGGCTTCACCCTGATGGGTCTGCTCGGTGGCCTGGCTTCTCATCCAACGATACTCATTGCCATTCGTATCATCCAGGGTCTATCTGCAGCGATGATCCAACCCCAGGTTTTGTCGATTATACAGAGCAGCTTTCCGGAGAGCGTAAAAGGGTTTGTTTTTGCCATCTATGGTGCTGTTATCGGTGTAGGTTTTACACTTGGTATCATATTAGGCGGCATATTAGTGGACTGGAACCTGTTCAATCTTGGCTGGAGGATCGTTTTTCTATGCAATGTGCCAATAGGATTGCTTGTACTAGCAGGACTCCGTATCATTCCCGAATCTCGGGGACATTACAGGCAGAGTATTGACTGGCTCAGCATGGCTGTGGTCATATTCGGCTTGCTTATGCTCATTTATCCGTTAACGATCGGGCAAAAATCAGGATGGCCGTTATGGACTTGGGGCTGTGTGTTTGGCTCACTCTTGCTGCTATTCCTATTCGTGCTTCGTCAGAAACGGAGGGAAGAGGCAGGACGCACGCCGTTAATGGAGCTATCCATTTTCAAAATAGGTTCGTTTCGGATAGGTATTATCACAGAAATCGTTGTATATCTGAGCATGTTCTCTTTTTTCTTCATCTTAAATTATTATGTTCAGGTGGGATTACAATTGGATGTTCAATCAACCAGTCTTGTTTTTTTGCCGCTAGGCCTTGGATTTTTCGCCACTTCATTATTGTCCTCGCGGATGGTGAAAAGGTGGGGAGATGCGGTATTGAAAGCAGGTACACTTACCATGGGTGGAAGTGTATTTTTACTGATGTGGTCTTTGCATACGGATGCCGTTCATTTATTCCATTACCACAATATATTGATTCTCTTGGTGTACGGGCTTGGTCTGGGCATGGCCACAACCCCACTCGCCAATACGATCTTGAATCGCGTGCCAGCGGCCTCGGCAGGAACCGGATCAGGGCTGTTCACAACCTTTATGTATTTGGCGAACACATTGGGTGTGGCGATGATCAGCATGTTGTTTTCTGCCGTACTGCATTTGCCCCTTGACGAGGCCGGCCTTGGGGATTATGTAAGAGCTTTTTCCATCTCAAGCGCCGTGAGCGGTATACTTGCCTTTGCTGCTTGTGCCTGCATTTACATGTTAAAAGAAAAGTGA